The Strigops habroptila isolate Jane chromosome 13, bStrHab1.2.pri, whole genome shotgun sequence genome contains a region encoding:
- the CSE1L gene encoding exportin-2, whose amino-acid sequence MELSDANLQTLTEYLKKTLDPDPAIRRPAEKFLESVEGNQNYPLLLLTLLEKSQENVIKVCASVTFKNYIKRNWRIVEDEPNKICESDRIAIKANIVPLMLSSPEQIQKQLSDAISIIGREDFPQKWPDLLTEMVNRFQSGDFYVINGVLRTAHSLFKRYRHEFKSNELWTEIKLVLDGFALPLTNLFKATIELCSTHANDASALKVLFSSLILIAKLFYSLNFQDLPEFFEDNMETWMTNFHSLLTLDNKLLQTDDEEEAGLLELLKSQICDNAALYAQKYDEEFQPYLPRFVTAIWNLLVTTGQEVKYDLLVSNAIQFLASVCERPHYKHLFEDQNTLTSICEKVIVPNMEFRAADEEAFEDNSEEYIRRDLEGSDIDTRRRAACDLVRGLCRFFEGPVTGIFSGYVNSMLQEYAKNPSVNWKHKDAAIYLVTSLASKAQTQKHGITQANELVNLTEFFVNHIQPDLKSASVNEFPVLKADGIKYIMIFRNQVPKEQLLVSIPLLINHLQAESIVVHTYAAHALERLFTMRGTNNTTLITAAEMAPFVEVLLTNLFKALTLPGSSENEYIMKAIMRSFSLLQETIIPYIPSVITQLTQKLLAVSKNPSKPHFNHYMFESICLSIRITCKANPDAVGSFEEALFMVFTEILQNDVQEFIPYVFQVMSLLLEMHKNEIPSSYMALFPHLLQPVLWERTGNIPPLVRLLQAYLERGANTIASAAADKIPGLLGVFQKLIASKANDHQGFYLLNSIIEHMPPESVDQYRKQIFILLFQRLQNSKTTKFIKSFLVFINLYCIKYGALALQEIFDGIQPKMFGMVLDKIIIPEIQKVSGQVEKKICAVGITKILTECPAMMDTEYTKLWTPLLQALIGLFELPEDDTIPDEEHFIDIEDTPGYQTAFSQLAFAGKKEHDPVGQMVNNPRIHLAQSLHKLSTACPGRVPSMLSTSLNAEALQYLQGYLQAASVTLL is encoded by the exons GTTGAGGATGAACCGAACAAAATATGTGAATCAGACAGGATAGCCATTAAAGCCAACATAGTGCCCTTGATGCTTAGCAGCCCAGAACAAATTCAAAAGCAG TTAAGTGATGCTATTAGTATTATTGGTCGGGAAGACTTTCCTCAGAAATGGCCAGACTTGCTGACAGAAATGGTGAACCGCTTTCAAAGTGGAGATTTCTATGTCATCAATGGGGTACTTCGCACTGCTCACTCCTTATTTAAAAG GTACCGCCATGAATTTAAGTCAAACGAATTATGGACAGAGATCAAACTTGTCCTTGATGGCTTTGCTTTGCCCTTGACAAATCTCTTTAAG GCAACTATTGAACTTTGCAGCACACATGCAAATGATGCTAGTGCTTTGAAggttctcttttcttccctcattcTAATTGCGAAGCTGTTCTACAGTTTAAATTTTCAG GATCTTCCTGAGTTTTTTGAAGATAACATGGAAACGTGGATGACAAATTTTCACAGTCTTTTAACTTTAGATAATAAACTTTTGCAGACTGAT gatgaagaggaagcTGGATTACTGGAGCTCTTGAAATCACAAATTTGTGATAATGCTGCTCTATATGCTCAAAAATACGATGAAGAATTCCAGCCTTACCTGCCACGTTTTGTGACAGCAATCTGGAATCTGTTAGTCACAACAGGCCAGGAAGTGAAATATGACTTG CTGGTTAGTAATGCAATCCAGTTTCTGGCCTCTGTTTGTGAGAGACCCCATTACAAGCATCTGTTTGAAGACCAGAATACATTGACAAGCATCTGTGAAAAAGTTATTGTTCCCAATATGGAATTTAGAG cgGCTGATGAAGAAGCATTTGAAGATAATTCTGAAGAATATATAAGAAGGGATTTGGAAGGATCTG ATATTGACACCAGGCGCAGAGCAGCTTGTGATCTGGTCAGAGGCTTGTGCAGATTTTTTGAAGGACCTGTGACAGGGATTTTTTCTGGATATGTTAATTCTATGCTGCAAGAATATGCAAAGAATCCATCTGTTAACTGGAAGCACAAAGATGCAGCTATTTACCTTGTTACGTCTTTGGCATCCAAAGCTCAAACACAGAAG caTGGAATAACACAAGCCAACGAACTTGTAAATCTGACAGAATTCTTTGTGAATCACATTCAACCTGACTTAAAGTCTGCAAGTG tgaatgaattccctgtgctaaaagcagaTGGTATCAAATATATCATGATTTTTAGAAACCAA GTACCTAAAGAACAACTGTTGGTATCTATTCCTCTCTTAATCAATCATCTTCAAGCAGAAAGTATTGTGGTCCATACTTACGCAGCCCATGCTCTTGAAAGACTGTTTACCATGAGGGGGACAAATAATACCACCCT CattacagctgcagaaatggcaCCATTTGTGGAAGTGCTATTAACAAACCTTTTCAAAGCGCTCACACTTCCTGGCTCATCTGAAAATGAATACATTATGAAAG CCATCATGAGGAGTTTTTCTCTGCTACAGGAAACCATAATTCCATACATCCCTTCTGTCATCACACAGCTTACACAGAAACTGCTGGCTGTCAGTAAG AATCCAAGCAAACCTCACTTTAACCATTACATGTTTGAGTCAATATGCTTGTCGATAAGGATAACATGCAAAGCAAACCCTGATGCAGTTGGAAGCTTTGAAGAGGCTTTGTTTATGGTGTTCACTGAGATACTACAGAATGATGTGCAAG agttCATTCCATATGTGTTTCAAGTGATGTCCCTACTTCtagaaatgcataaaaatgaaatcccATCATCCTATATGGCATTGTTTCCTCATCTACTTCAGCCAGTATTATGGGAAAGGACAGGAAACATTCCTCCTTTGGTCCGGCTCCTGCAGGCTTATTTAGAGCGGGGTGCCAATACAATagcaagtgctgctgctgacaaaATT CCTGGATTGTTAGGTGTATTCCAGAAGTTGATTGCCTCTAAAGCTAACGACCATCAAGGATTCTATCTCCTAAACAGTATCATAGAGCATATGCCTCC TGAATCAGTTGACCAGTACAGGAAACAAATCTTCATTCTACTATTCCAAAGACTTCAAAAttccaaaacaacaaaatttatTAAAA GTTTCCTAGTCTTCATTAACTTATACTGCATAAAATACGGGGCATTGGCTCTGCAGGAGATATTTGATGGCATACAGCCAAA GATGTTTGGAATGGTTTTGGATAAAATTATAATTCCCGAAATCCAGAAAGTTTCTGGGcaagttgaaaagaaaatctgtgctgTTGGCATTACAAAAATACTAACAGAATGTCCTGCTATGATGGACACCGAGTACACCAAGCTCTG GACTCCTTTGCTGCAGGCCCTCATTGGCCTCTTCGAACTGCCTGAGGATGACACTATCCCTGATGAAGAACACTTCATTGACATCGAAGATACTCCAGGATATCAGACTGCATTCTCTCAGCTAGcctttgctggaaaaaaagaacacgATCCTGTAGGTCAAATGGTGAACAATCCTAGAATCCATCTGGCACAGTCTCTTCACAAACTGTCTACAGCATGCCCAGGCAGG GTTCCATCAATGCTGAGTACTAGTCTGAATGCAGAAGCGTTGCAGTATCTCCAAGGATACCTCCAAGCTGCAAGTGTGACACTGCTCTGA